A genomic region of Sulfobacillus acidophilus DSM 10332 contains the following coding sequences:
- a CDS encoding major facilitator superfamily MFS_1 (PFAM: Major Facilitator Superfamily~COGs: COG2814 Arabinose efflux permease~InterPro IPR011701~KEGG: chl:Chy400_1879 major facilitator superfamily protein~PFAM: Major facilitator superfamily MFS-1~SPTR: Major facilitator superfamily MFS_1), producing the protein MTIPEPRDTISPWAAISLFLAAFVVFANLYDVQPLLPMFRQVFHAREASVSLSLGLTVLGIAAASVVVGPLSDRVGRKNLMVIATLLLGIPTLLATFSHRLALFLVWRTLTGLLIPGIIAVVIAYVNEEYRPPASHLLMGLYVGSTVMGGLVGRMGTGVLTALWGWRPAFWVIAAFTEITGLWLWRFLPPSRRFRPDPSWHRAFRNLAASFRHPGLLALGFLGFCYFFAFISSFTFLTYDLAGPPFRLSQLAIGLVFFTYIFGVVASPLAGRASSRFGPFEVIGVGLTLVMVGMPITLIPHLPIILIGLSLITFGQFTAQAITPGLAGQIAPHGRGAAGGVYTVFYYIGGSLGAAIPGMLWSRYRYPGVIAVNEVFLFGAFAVWLWARRQLKAG; encoded by the coding sequence ATGACCATACCGGAACCGCGTGACACCATTTCTCCCTGGGCTGCCATCAGCTTATTTTTGGCCGCTTTTGTGGTGTTTGCCAATCTTTACGACGTTCAGCCCCTATTGCCGATGTTCCGTCAGGTGTTTCACGCCCGCGAAGCCAGTGTCAGTCTCTCCTTAGGCTTGACGGTCTTAGGCATTGCGGCCGCGTCGGTGGTCGTCGGACCGCTCTCCGACCGAGTCGGCCGGAAAAATCTCATGGTCATCGCGACCCTGTTACTGGGCATCCCTACCCTCTTAGCGACATTCTCCCATCGTCTGGCGCTCTTTCTTGTCTGGCGCACGCTGACCGGCCTTTTAATCCCCGGTATCATTGCCGTGGTCATTGCCTACGTCAACGAAGAATACCGTCCTCCGGCCTCCCATCTATTGATGGGGCTTTACGTGGGATCGACGGTCATGGGCGGACTGGTCGGCAGAATGGGTACGGGCGTACTCACTGCGCTTTGGGGCTGGCGTCCCGCATTTTGGGTGATTGCGGCGTTCACGGAGATCACCGGGCTCTGGCTATGGCGTTTTTTACCCCCAAGCCGCCGTTTTCGGCCCGATCCCAGTTGGCACCGCGCTTTTCGCAATTTGGCGGCCAGTTTTCGTCATCCGGGATTGCTAGCGCTGGGATTTCTCGGTTTTTGCTACTTCTTTGCCTTTATTTCCAGTTTTACCTTCTTAACTTACGATTTGGCAGGACCGCCATTCCGACTCTCCCAACTAGCTATCGGTCTGGTGTTTTTTACCTATATCTTCGGAGTCGTTGCGTCGCCGTTGGCTGGCCGAGCCAGTTCCCGTTTCGGCCCCTTTGAGGTCATCGGGGTGGGACTGACGTTGGTTATGGTGGGCATGCCGATTACCCTGATTCCGCATTTGCCGATCATCTTAATCGGACTCTCGCTCATCACCTTTGGCCAATTTACCGCACAAGCCATTACACCCGGTCTCGCGGGACAAATTGCCCCCCATGGCCGCGGGGCCGCTGGGGGGGTCTATACCGTGTTTTATTACATTGGCGGCAGCTTGGGCGCCGCCATCCCCGGGATGCTCTGGTCGCGTTACCGGTATCCCGGGGTCATTGCCGTCAACGAAGTGTTTCTTTTCGGGGCATTTGCCGTTTGGCTCTGGGCGCGCCGCCAGCTGAAGGCCGGTTAA
- a CDS encoding Butyryl-CoA dehydrogenase (PFAM: Acyl-CoA dehydrogenase, C-terminal domain; Acyl-CoA dehydrogenase, middle domain; Acyl-CoA dehydrogenase, N-terminal domain~COGs: COG1960 Acyl-CoA dehydrogenase~InterPro IPR006092:IPR006091:IPR006090~KEGG: sth:STH1571 acyl-CoA dehydrogenase, short-chain specific~PFAM: Acyl-CoA oxidase/dehydrogenase, type 1; Acyl-CoA dehydrogenase, N-terminal; Acyl-CoA oxidase/dehydrogenase, central region~PRIAM: Butyryl-CoA dehydrogenase~SPTR: Acyl-CoA dehydrogenase, short-chain specific), whose protein sequence is MNFDLTPEETMIREAVRDFAEGVVAPGAKERDEKSEFSFELMRQMGELGFFGIPFSEEWGGSGGTTIAYALAVEEIGRVDASLGLGFAAHVSLGLSPLYLFGSPAQNERYLVPAIAGRYLAAFGLTEPDAGSDAGGTKTYAERQGDRFILTGEKCYITNAGHAGYIVTTARTSREHRRISAFIVPREAPGVAVTCAYNKLGMRSSETCEIHYDRVEIPEDHLLGIEGKGFHQFLDILDGGRISIGALSVGVAQAALDASLAYAKTRRQFGRAIGEFQAIQFKLADMAMEVELARTMVLKAAWLKDQHRPFAQEAAMAKLFASEVAMRAANQAVQIHGGAGYMKDYPVERYLRDAKLLEIGEGTSEIQRLVIARQLGLDGRSS, encoded by the coding sequence ATGAATTTTGATTTGACTCCCGAGGAGACCATGATTCGGGAGGCCGTCCGCGATTTTGCAGAAGGTGTGGTGGCGCCCGGCGCCAAGGAGAGAGACGAAAAATCCGAGTTTTCCTTTGAGCTGATGCGTCAAATGGGAGAACTCGGGTTTTTTGGTATTCCCTTTTCGGAAGAATGGGGAGGCAGCGGGGGAACGACGATTGCCTACGCCTTGGCGGTGGAAGAAATCGGTCGCGTGGATGCGTCCCTTGGGCTGGGATTCGCCGCCCATGTCTCGTTAGGGTTGTCGCCGCTCTATTTGTTCGGAAGCCCCGCTCAAAATGAGCGGTACTTAGTTCCGGCCATCGCGGGCCGCTATCTGGCGGCGTTTGGGCTGACGGAACCGGATGCCGGTTCCGATGCCGGCGGCACCAAGACTTATGCCGAACGGCAAGGAGACCGCTTTATATTGACCGGGGAAAAATGTTATATCACCAATGCCGGTCATGCGGGATATATTGTGACGACCGCACGCACATCCCGCGAACATCGGCGGATTTCGGCCTTTATCGTGCCCCGGGAAGCACCGGGGGTAGCCGTTACGTGTGCCTATAACAAATTAGGGATGCGATCCAGCGAAACCTGTGAAATTCATTATGATCGGGTGGAAATCCCCGAAGACCACCTGTTGGGTATCGAAGGCAAGGGCTTTCACCAATTTTTGGACATTCTGGACGGCGGCCGGATTAGCATAGGTGCCTTGTCCGTCGGAGTGGCGCAAGCCGCTTTAGACGCGTCTTTGGCGTATGCTAAAACTCGCCGGCAATTTGGCCGTGCCATCGGGGAGTTTCAAGCCATCCAGTTTAAATTGGCCGATATGGCGATGGAAGTGGAATTGGCGCGCACCATGGTTTTAAAGGCGGCTTGGCTGAAAGATCAACACCGACCGTTTGCGCAAGAAGCGGCGATGGCCAAGCTGTTTGCCTCGGAAGTGGCGATGCGGGCCGCTAATCAAGCGGTGCAAATTCATGGTGGAGCGGGGTATATGAAAGACTATCCGGTTGAACGGTATCTCCGGGATGCCAAATTATTGGAAATTGGCGAAGGCACGTCCGAAATCCAGCGACTGGTGATTGCTCGCCAATTAGGGCTGGACGGCCGGTCTTCATGA
- a CDS encoding Propionyl-CoA carboxylase (PFAM: Carboxyl transferase domain~COGs: COG4799 Acetyl-CoA carboxylase carboxyltransferase component (subunits alpha and beta)~InterPro IPR000022~KEGG: aac:Aaci_2052 propionyl-CoA carboxylase~PFAM: Carboxyl transferase~PRIAM: Propionyl-CoA carboxylase~SPTR: Carboxyl transferase): MDRQELTDLRERVRLGGPEKYRNRLPAEGKLPVRERINRLLDPGWVEDGLLANNGDPELSADGVVTVTGTIDGRPVVVMANDPTVKAGSWGARTVEKILRIQEKAEQLNCPIYYLVDSAGARITDQIEMFPGRRGAGRIFYNQVKLSGRVPQICLLFGPSAAGGAYIPAFTDIVIMVEGHASMYLGSPRMAEMVIGEKVTLEEMGGARMHCTVSGVGDLLVETEEEAIRLGREYLGYFPDNYQGQPPVNPPAPPAPTDWARLIPSNQNVPFDMQRVIDGIIDQGSWFPIKPLFAPEILTGLGRIEGRPVGIIANQSKVKGGVLFVDSADKAARFINLCDAFNIPLLFLADVPGFMIGTKVEREGIIRHGAKLIAAVSEATVPKISVIVRKAYGAGLYAMAGPAFGSDATIALPTAQIAVMGPEAAVNAVYYNRIQELEGDERRAFIRQKQEEYREDIDIRRLAAELIVDEVILPEELRTELARRYRLYAHKSREFSQRRHPVTPV, translated from the coding sequence GTGGACAGGCAGGAATTAACGGATTTGCGCGAACGGGTTCGTCTCGGCGGACCGGAAAAATATCGAAATCGACTACCGGCCGAAGGGAAGTTGCCGGTTCGGGAACGGATTAATCGGTTATTGGATCCCGGCTGGGTCGAAGACGGTTTGTTGGCCAACAACGGCGATCCGGAACTGAGTGCCGATGGGGTCGTGACCGTTACGGGGACTATTGACGGGCGGCCTGTAGTCGTGATGGCGAACGATCCTACGGTGAAGGCGGGATCGTGGGGCGCACGCACCGTGGAAAAGATTTTGCGGATACAGGAAAAGGCCGAGCAACTCAATTGTCCGATCTATTATTTGGTCGACTCGGCCGGGGCTCGGATTACCGATCAGATTGAGATGTTTCCCGGGCGGCGAGGCGCCGGCCGGATCTTCTATAACCAAGTCAAGTTATCGGGACGGGTCCCGCAAATTTGTTTGTTATTTGGACCGTCGGCGGCCGGAGGGGCCTACATTCCGGCCTTTACCGACATTGTGATAATGGTTGAGGGACATGCCTCCATGTATCTGGGTTCGCCCCGCATGGCCGAAATGGTAATCGGGGAAAAGGTGACCCTGGAGGAAATGGGTGGGGCCCGAATGCACTGTACCGTGAGTGGGGTAGGCGATTTATTGGTGGAAACGGAAGAGGAGGCGATACGCCTGGGGCGGGAATATCTAGGGTACTTCCCGGATAACTATCAAGGCCAGCCACCGGTGAATCCGCCCGCTCCGCCGGCTCCCACCGACTGGGCCCGGTTAATTCCCTCCAACCAGAATGTCCCGTTTGATATGCAGCGGGTCATCGACGGGATCATTGACCAAGGCAGCTGGTTTCCGATTAAGCCGTTGTTTGCCCCTGAAATTCTCACCGGACTCGGTCGCATTGAAGGCCGTCCGGTCGGCATTATTGCGAACCAGTCGAAAGTGAAGGGCGGCGTCTTGTTTGTCGATTCGGCCGACAAGGCAGCACGCTTTATTAACCTCTGTGACGCGTTTAACATTCCCTTGCTGTTTCTGGCCGACGTGCCCGGCTTTATGATCGGGACCAAAGTGGAACGGGAAGGCATTATTCGGCATGGAGCCAAGCTGATTGCCGCGGTGTCCGAGGCGACGGTGCCGAAAATTAGCGTGATTGTCCGCAAAGCATATGGGGCGGGCCTTTATGCCATGGCCGGACCGGCGTTCGGGTCGGATGCCACAATCGCTTTGCCGACCGCGCAAATTGCCGTGATGGGACCGGAAGCCGCCGTCAATGCGGTGTACTATAACCGGATTCAAGAATTAGAGGGCGACGAACGCCGTGCGTTTATTCGCCAAAAACAAGAAGAATACCGGGAAGATATCGATATTCGGCGGTTGGCCGCCGAGCTGATTGTGGATGAGGTCATTTTACCGGAAGAGTTGCGTACCGAACTGGCCCGTCGCTATCGGCTCTATGCCCATAAAAGCCGGGAATTTAGTCAACGTCGGCATCCCGTTACCCCAGTGTAG
- a CDS encoding hypothetical protein (KEGG: tbi:Tbis_2571 hypothetical protein~SPTR: Putative uncharacterized protein), whose protein sequence is MKLLTAVWVSGQVPQKFFWNQRMIAIRRIIDYWRDIGEWWLDEPELWFWRVEGSDRGVYELAWNPEKNQWWLYHVYD, encoded by the coding sequence GTGAAGCTGTTGACCGCGGTCTGGGTTTCAGGACAAGTTCCTCAGAAATTTTTTTGGAATCAACGAATGATCGCCATCCGGCGGATCATAGATTATTGGCGGGATATTGGGGAGTGGTGGTTAGATGAACCGGAATTATGGTTCTGGCGGGTGGAAGGATCCGATCGGGGGGTCTATGAGTTGGCCTGGAACCCCGAAAAAAATCAATGGTGGTTATATCATGTCTACGACTAA
- a CDS encoding Enoyl-CoA hydratase/isomerase (PFAM: Enoyl-CoA hydratase/isomerase family~COGs: COG1024 Enoyl-CoA hydratase/carnithine racemase~InterPro IPR001753~KEGG: bra:BRADO5287 enoyl-CoA hydratase~PFAM: Crotonase, core~SPTR: Putative carnitinyl-CoA dehydratase (Crotonobetainyl-CoA hydratase)) produces MSDTIVCRRGPVTRVMINRPAVRNALNSESLRALRECLESIGQDPTIEVVILTGAGDKAFCAGADLSEVAQLRTVEAVRQYFAGMAAVIETLHRLPQPVIGAVFGYTLAGGMGLAAGVDLLIAADDTRFGLPEVKVGLYPMVVTAPIMRLIGPRRTLELGLTGKMIDVATAERWGFVNEVVPRAQLEAKAAEWADAIRQGSGVIARLGKEGWRLAQELPFTESLATLESLVSLVALSADSQEGIRAFQEKRPPQWPSRPTD; encoded by the coding sequence ATGAGTGATACGATTGTATGCCGGCGGGGACCTGTAACCCGGGTGATGATTAACCGACCGGCCGTTCGTAATGCGCTGAACAGCGAATCTCTACGTGCGTTAAGGGAGTGTCTGGAGTCCATTGGCCAGGACCCCACGATTGAGGTAGTGATTCTTACCGGGGCAGGCGACAAGGCCTTTTGTGCCGGGGCCGATTTGTCGGAAGTGGCCCAACTGCGGACGGTTGAAGCGGTGCGGCAATATTTCGCGGGAATGGCCGCCGTTATCGAAACGCTGCATCGGCTGCCACAGCCGGTCATCGGGGCCGTATTTGGCTATACCTTGGCCGGGGGCATGGGGCTGGCGGCCGGGGTCGATTTGTTGATTGCGGCCGACGACACCCGCTTTGGGTTACCTGAAGTGAAGGTCGGTCTTTATCCAATGGTGGTCACCGCGCCCATCATGCGGTTGATTGGTCCTCGGCGGACGCTGGAGCTGGGATTGACCGGCAAAATGATCGATGTGGCAACGGCCGAGCGTTGGGGATTTGTCAACGAGGTGGTTCCTCGCGCCCAATTGGAGGCTAAAGCGGCCGAATGGGCGGATGCCATTCGGCAGGGATCCGGCGTCATCGCCCGCTTAGGGAAAGAAGGGTGGCGACTGGCCCAAGAGTTGCCGTTCACCGAGTCCCTCGCGACGTTGGAAAGCTTGGTATCGTTAGTGGCTTTGTCGGCCGATTCCCAAGAAGGCATCCGGGCGTTTCAGGAAAAACGGCCACCCCAGTGGCCCTCTCGTCCGACGGATTAA
- a CDS encoding biotin/lipoyl attachment domain-containing protein (PFAM: Biotin-requiring enzyme~COGs: COG4770 Acetyl/propionyl-CoA carboxylase alpha subunit~InterPro IPR000089~KEGG: sth:STH1572 acetyl-CoA carboxylase biotin carboxyl carrier protein subunit~PFAM: Biotin/lipoyl attachment~SPTR: Putative uncharacterized protein), translated as MQAITASLAGMVFKVLVKPGDQVSPGQEVVRLESMKMEIPVESEIQGTVLEVPVKEGDFVNDGDPLVIIED; from the coding sequence ATGCAAGCGATTACCGCCAGTTTAGCGGGCATGGTGTTTAAAGTGTTGGTTAAGCCGGGGGATCAAGTGAGCCCGGGCCAAGAAGTGGTGCGCTTGGAATCGATGAAAATGGAAATTCCTGTGGAGTCCGAAATACAGGGAACGGTGCTTGAGGTGCCGGTCAAGGAAGGGGATTTTGTCAATGACGGCGATCCCCTCGTCATTATTGAAGACTAA
- a CDS encoding hydroxymethylglutaryl-CoA lyase (PFAM: HMGL-like~COGs: COG0119 Isopropylmalate/homocitrate/citramalate synthase~InterPro IPR000891~KEGG: tmr:Tmar_1049 hydroxymethylglutaryl-CoA lyase~PFAM: Pyruvate carboxyltransferase~PRIAM: Hydroxymethylglutaryl-CoA lyase~SPTR: Hydroxymethylglutaryl-CoA lyase), giving the protein MIQGMRIPEYVQIKDVSPRDGLQAEPTIVSTDQKVELVNRLTAAGVPVIEVTSFVSPKWLPQMADAEEVMRRIERKPGVRYSVLVPNPKGAERAFQSQPDEITVFVSASETHNYKNVHRSISESLAGFAEITEMAKDAGVPVTAVIVTAFGCPYEGRVPQSQVLDLAAKLTGLGILDITLGDTIGVANAVQVYDMMEAFQLSLPMVRLAMHFHDNRGTALANMVAALMAGCDRFETALGGIGGSPFSPGAGGNLASDDAVYYLQEMGIRTGIHLEQLLEATRFLESVIGHAVPSRVYRAGGRMTPVGPEGDWHE; this is encoded by the coding sequence ATGATTCAAGGTATGCGGATTCCGGAGTATGTACAAATCAAGGACGTATCCCCTCGAGACGGACTGCAGGCGGAACCGACGATTGTTTCCACCGACCAAAAAGTCGAACTGGTTAACCGGTTAACGGCTGCCGGCGTACCGGTCATCGAGGTGACGTCATTTGTGAGTCCGAAGTGGCTTCCCCAAATGGCGGATGCGGAAGAGGTCATGCGGCGGATTGAACGGAAACCGGGGGTTCGCTACAGCGTATTGGTGCCGAATCCCAAAGGCGCCGAACGGGCATTTCAGAGTCAGCCGGACGAAATTACCGTGTTTGTGTCGGCGAGTGAAACCCATAACTATAAAAATGTCCACCGTTCGATCTCCGAATCTTTAGCCGGGTTTGCCGAAATCACCGAAATGGCCAAAGATGCCGGCGTGCCTGTCACCGCGGTCATTGTGACCGCCTTTGGCTGTCCCTATGAAGGGCGGGTGCCCCAATCCCAGGTGCTCGATCTTGCCGCTAAACTAACTGGTCTGGGCATCCTGGACATTACCCTGGGCGACACCATTGGCGTGGCCAATGCCGTCCAAGTGTACGACATGATGGAAGCGTTTCAACTGTCGTTGCCCATGGTGCGCCTGGCTATGCATTTTCATGACAACCGGGGTACGGCGTTGGCGAACATGGTGGCGGCGTTAATGGCAGGCTGTGATCGGTTTGAAACAGCGTTAGGGGGGATTGGCGGGTCGCCTTTTTCCCCCGGGGCCGGCGGTAACTTGGCATCCGATGACGCCGTCTACTATTTGCAAGAAATGGGGATTCGCACCGGCATCCACCTGGAGCAGCTTTTGGAAGCCACGCGATTTTTAGAGTCGGTCATTGGGCATGCGGTGCCGTCTCGGGTCTATCGGGCCGGAGGACGGATGACGCCGGTGGGTCCGGAGGGGGATTGGCATGAGTGA